Part of the Haliotis asinina isolate JCU_RB_2024 chromosome 8, JCU_Hal_asi_v2, whole genome shotgun sequence genome is shown below.
TCAAATTGTATACACATAAACTCATGACGTCTCAAACATGTGAAGGAAACAATATTCCTAACACCTATTGTCAATATGCATGTTCCCTTGTGACATGGCATGGTGTCAACTGAGTAAGTTGCATATGGCCCGCGAATGAAAATATGAGAGTTGAACACGTCTAAAGTTTGAAATTTTACTATATTCATACTAGTTAAATATATTCGTTAAATTGTTAAAGCCAAGGTGGAACTGCATTAAAATTTGACAACACCGCCCACCAACAACCCTGCAAATGGTACAAAATTTTGAACCTTGTAGCGTGGCGACATTTAAGCATGGAAACTTGGCAGCGTATATCCATTCTGTATTTATACAGTTTTGAGACAATAAATGTCTGAGAACATCAGTAATGTAACCAACCAAAGCGTTGCCAAAATTAGTCAAAGAATGAATTTTCTTTGTAATATACCACCTAAACCATGGACCATATAGGCCTGTACCGTTCTTGGCATCTACGCAAACAGATATACACAGACAAAACTTTATCAAATGCAACAGCTTACGCAACAGTaacatgtcagtgtcatttgggggttgttgttttggtttgtttgtttgtttgttttgctttgttggttttgttggttttgtttttgtttttgttttgtttttgtttgtttttttgggggggagtttgtttgtttgtctgtcatGTCCGCTCTCAGCCTGAGTCTCAGGCCAGTAATTTTACACGTCAGTGGAGTAATTAACAATGTGACTGAAAATTGTCCGTAGGGAAGTTTAAAGATGTGCAGATTATTAACAGGTGTGTGAAGGGTTATTGATATTGTTACAATTATTActatatattgatataaatgtAATGACAATGCAGTTTAGATTGATGAAACTATTACGGGAATCCATTCCACGTATGATAAAACATATAGAACACATATCACTTTTCTCATTTGAATTTTATCTATTTCCCTTTTGACTTCAATCTACGTCCCTTTTGACTTTCCTTTGGCCCTATCGACATTCCTTTGGCCCTTTCGAATTTTCTTTGCCTTTTTGTCCTTTGGCCCTTTTGACTACAACCCGATTCAAggttgaaatattcatttttcaCTGCTTTCTCAGCCTTGAAGGATAATCATTGCTTGGCTCACTTCGGTGGTGGTCTGCGGGTATTAGCGGGGTGTAGATTTCGTCTTGCATTAAGTATTAATATCCATGTTGGTCTGTTCCTTGCATGTCCCATATGGTAAGATACTGGTCGATATTACGCAGAACTGTATACCTGTTATATACCGCACCATACCATCGATTCACTTGTTCGAGTTTTGCCACATCAGCCAGggtttgtttatgtgtttacACACTGATTGTGGTGCTACTGATGTCAAGTCATATGTTTGATAAACATTAAGATGCTGACAATTCAGGGACACACACAATTCATTTCTGGTACCAGCGACTCTGGTGGTACCTAACGGGACATGAAAGCATCCTATGTGCCTCATGATACAGACATAAAGGAAAAACATTTTCGCAAGTTTAGTAATACAAAATAAATTATCATATCGAAAGTATATTGAAGGTACAAAACTAGCTGTCGCAGACATGCTTACGTCCGTGTTATATATTAAGATGTTAATAAGACAATTTATGAAAAAGCAAAACAAGAAACGCTTATATTTGCTTCAGCATATCCCGTTGTCACTAAAACATCTTGGTCTTACAAGAATATTAAAGTGCCAATGTTTACAAAAGTAGCCATCGCTGGGTTTGTTTTTCTTACCGTTAGCATCTGCTACCAGGATGTTATTGCGGAGCATATACTGACGAGACATCGGAGTAAATATCCAATTTCAGAGATTTCCCAAATATACTTCATTAAGTAACACACCCTTGAAATGTTCGTCTTCTTCTATATTGTTAATACAATAAAGCGgtaatagcaaagaaagataacaagAGTCACTCACTGATGAGCAACGTATGAGTATTGTTAAGAAACATTACATAATGACTAGTTGTTAAGATAATATTTAAAACTAAACGGAAGTGACGTTTGCACAATATTTGGTGCGTAAGAAGCACGGAAGTTCTGCAACGCTGGTACAGCCTGAATAGAAGGTGATATTCATGCCGCTGTAGGCAGGTAGGAGTTTAGTGTCATGGTTGCATTGTCAGGTGCATATCTACCTCCAAATAAACATGACTTTGTACTTAAGATGACAGTCCATTCCTCATTCTAAAACAATCTTAGCATTGTTTGACAAATCGCCATCTGAATGGGACCTGCGCGAAAAGAGAGTGAAAATcatggttttatttcatttttcccGAATAGACTACAACTACAAGTAACATTTACATAGCATACAGAGTCACTGTTTTCTCAACGCTGCTTATAGCACTAATTGGCTGTCTGTTGGTTTTGCTTCACTGATCATGAGTGATCACTGGTTCACTGATCTTTGTGCTTGGGTAGCGTATTACAAACTCAAACGTTGTCCCCGTGGGTATACGTGCATATTATCAAGTGACTATTGCTTATTGCTTGTTATAGAGATAACCACATGCTACAGAATATCTGAAGTATAGCAGTAAATCTCTATACGAGTTAAATGAGGGACTCTGCTTTAGCAGGGTTTATAGTTTTCACAGGTTTTGTAGCACTGACTTTAAGTGGCAGCAAGGTATATATTCTATCACTAATGCTGAAGGGGCCATTGTCAGCACAGGTACTACAGATTGTGCTCAGAAATATACCTTAAGCACAATAAAAATCAGAAATGTACCCAATACTCTAAACAATGGACAAGTCCATATTCCTGAACCAAGAAGGTATATGATTGTTCTTGTTCAACTGATTAAGATTATGCATCTTGTGTTCAAGTAGAAGTTTACAAGAGAGGCATTTAAGACTACTCCTTTAAATAATGATTGTTTTTCTTTAGGAATATTCTTGAATGTTGTTAAGATATCACCTACCAGtatgaacagtgagtgagtgagtgagtgagtgagtgagtgagtgagtgagtgagtgagtgagtgagtgagtgagtgagtgagtgagtgagtgagtgagtgagtgagtgagtgagtatagttttacacacCTCAACCCACCcccactcagtaatattccagctatatggtggcagtctgtaaataatcgagtatggatcagacaattcagttatCAACAGtaagagcatcaatctacacagcaagcatgaccatccgatccggttagtcacctcttacgacaagtacagtcaCAGTATGAACAGGACTCTAAGCCATGATTCACTTATTCCttgaaatattaatgtcacGTTAACAGTTTTGAAAtgcatgaaatatgaaaaacagGATATGCAAGAATTTTAATCTTTTGTAATTAAACAGGTTATATTTCAAGGCAACATGTGGTTAGGCATGCCTCCAAGCTCCAGTATTCCAGAGAGGAAGCAAACTATGACATCTAACAGTGAAGTTGATTGAAACTGCAACTTTACTCAAGCATGAGAAAAGTCAGACGGATCATTAGCATAGTCAAAACGAAATCCAAACATTAGTGACCTGTGGTGTAAAAATTGAATTATGTTTTTATTCtcattgaaaaatatacagTGTTTATCCAAACGTGGGGGGCCACCCAACCAGAGGACCTGATAAAACCAGTGTACAAGCATATTGCATTCTTGCTGCTCGTTGACCCTCTTGAACAACAATACCTTGCCTACTCCCATCAAACTTGCCTTTCCTGAGGGATAGATGAGTTTTGGGTGAAAGTTGACTGTCTTGATCACTTCTACTATTTAACTTATCCAGGCTGATTTGAAGTAAATCCGTACAATTTATGTCAACTGTCTATGCCCCAAATGGCTGCAACCTTCAGATGCTGGTCACAAAGCAAACAGGCCCTAATTATTTGTGAAAGTGCACATGGTCCCATGGTGAGAGACTAATGATCTTGTTAGCATAGCTTCCAACTCGCAACATGAGTCTAATCATCTGCCCTGCTTTTTTTATAAACTGAACATATGCATCTTGTAAAGTGGAGTGCTTCatacatgtacagatacataTGTCCTTTTTGTTCTTAATTATTTATGAACTGTCAGTGTTTACAGTAATTGCTCAAGAAAGAGAAATATTGGTAGCCATCATTGCTTAAGTTAATGGTTAGTTTGGGTTGTGTGGACATGAGCACATTGTCAGTCTTGTCCAAACAGATTATGTTAATCAAGACCAGTAGTTTACAATCAAGTTTGTTTCTGGTCTGTTGGGAATAGTCCTGCGCCAATGCACCGAGATCAAGCATCAGCTGGTGTTTTTTTGACCCACTTCTCAAACAGTAATAACATATGAGTTAGTCCTGCAAGTTTTGTTTGTAAGATTCTAAGAATTGCCTTCATTGGTGTTCCAGATGTGAGCAAGAGGCTGTGATGATCCGCGCAACCCTGCCTAGATGACTTCTGGTGACCCCAGTTTCAACAGACCCTCTGCACTACTTCTGGCCCTATTTTGTGCGGCAGCAGTAACACCATGTTCCGCACAACTCCTCCTTCAGACTGTCAACAGCGATGTTGGGGCAGAAAACTATACCTACTACCGCCTCAACCGCCCTGGCACAATTATTCTTCAGTTAGAGAGCATCCAAGGTGACGCTGACCTTTTTGTCTCTGATCTCACTCTGAATCCAACATACGATGATTATGAAGCTCAATCTGTCACTTGTGGCCTTGACATCGTGGAGATACCACATCACTTCTCCCGCCCGGTTGGGGTGGCCATATACGGGCATGTGTCATATGAACTCTCACAATACAAGCTAGAAATCCTACTAGTGTCTGATGAAGAGCAAAGAACTTATGAACACTTGAATGCAGATGGTGCTAGTGACAATTATGGCTCAGAGTACAGTTTTGAGAAGAGAGTTCCCCCTCACTTACCAAAAGATGTCGAAGAAGAGGAATCACCATGGTGGACTTTACTTGTTGGCATTCTTAAAATCATTGTGGAAGTTCTGATGTAAATGGCAGAATGCTAAACTATTTCAGTGGTTGCCTCTAATTGCATGTCAGACTGATAATGGTTTAttaagcagaaaaatattattattttatacaaaatattagtttattttgtgaaaatgtatcTCTGACTGTTTTTAAGATCTAAGTGATTTGATATTCAATGTTTTTGCAATGGCTATGTAACGTTAATGTCGACAAATTATGCTTACTAATGTAAAAATGTATTTACTATCACTACAGGACTGCCCCTAGGAACACATGATTGTGCCACACTTCCAGTCCTCAACAGAAAATGGAGATGAAACACATGATCTTTATTCTTTACTTCATTGTCAAGTCAAATATACATTTGGCCAAGGTTCCCATTGTAATCACATATGTGAcactttttttgtttgttgtcataCTACTCAGTATTTAATTATTTAGGTATTTGCACTTCAGGATATGGGTCATGATTTATCTGTCATTTGGAAGGCTTTTGGACACATGATTTACCACATATTGTCTCTGAAATTTAGTAATTACAAAtgttcttaaaggtcacatgcaaccaaaaaatcaaacagaattaaaacacagttttcacttgttcgtgatatataaaatgcattggtgattgtgaaaaaacacctcAAGAAACATATGAGCATATGATCACAAATcaaagttcaatattttttacttGGGTCCACCTCCCTTGAAACAAAGCAGTCatgataccgaacccagtcagagccagtgggtgtgcactcatgtgtaacgacaCATTGTCATTGGCctctggttcatttgccaatacgcttagccggctctttgtttattgCTTATAAGCCCAATAGgtgtttcaaattgcatgtggtcactgattgaagttgtgcattgcatattgtcattagcagacagacaggcagacatgtaggtgtgaataaaccagagattgagttttctctttgacagaggctg
Proteins encoded:
- the LOC137293456 gene encoding UPF0669 protein C6orf120 homolog, encoding MTSGDPSFNRPSALLLALFCAAAVTPCSAQLLLQTVNSDVGAENYTYYRLNRPGTIILQLESIQGDADLFVSDLTLNPTYDDYEAQSVTCGLDIVEIPHHFSRPVGVAIYGHVSYELSQYKLEILLVSDEEQRTYEHLNADGASDNYGSEYSFEKRVPPHLPKDVEEEESPWWTLLVGILKIIVEVLM